One genomic window of Bacteroidales bacterium includes the following:
- a CDS encoding alpha-L-arabinofuranosidase C-terminal domain-containing protein, protein MIQLLRKLTLTCFLFVLAFSLESQIITVNVDKPKYAIQPTMWGIFFEDINFAADGGIYAELVMNRSFEFRKPKMGWAVKVKDKDSSHLLIINRGIENINNPRFARIKVDDESNPVCLINSGFRGMGITKDILYHFSCIAALNTSDALKIRIELVNSKGEKTGEAVINPSGNDWKRYTADIKATQTDPKSKLNIWFEGKGLIDMDMISLFPDNTWKNRPNGLRADLVQLLADMKPGFVRFPGGCIVEGYDLNGRYQWKKTVGDPADRKTIVNRWNTEFNHRPTPDYYQSFGLGFYEYFLLAEDIGAAPLPILNCGMACQFNSAEVAPMDEIDPYVQDALDLIEFANGSAESKWGSVRAKMGHPAPFNMKFLGVGNEQWGPQYFERYLVFEKAIKAKYPEIVLVSGAGPSPDGDLFDFAVKALKDTKADIVDEHYYKPPQWFKDNAGRYDNYDRNSYKIFAGEYAAQSDYTTSPKNRNTWECALSEAAFMTGLERNSDVVVMCSYAPLFAHLEGWQWTPDLIWFDNLKSFGTANYYVQKLFSTNKGTDEIDISQDGKLLEGDDGLFGTAAIDKNKKEIILKLVNTSGKEVSRVISLLTKQKLLEGVETTVLQNDNPEAVNDIENAKVIYPVEGKLSLKGKKLSVILKPYSFSVIRVKIK, encoded by the coding sequence ATGATACAATTATTGCGAAAACTAACACTCACGTGCTTCCTGTTTGTTCTTGCCTTTTCCCTTGAGTCACAGATCATCACTGTGAATGTGGATAAGCCCAAATATGCCATTCAACCTACCATGTGGGGTATCTTCTTTGAGGACATCAACTTTGCGGCTGACGGGGGTATTTATGCGGAACTGGTGATGAATCGCTCGTTTGAATTCAGGAAACCAAAAATGGGGTGGGCGGTAAAGGTGAAGGACAAAGATTCGTCCCACCTTCTGATCATCAACCGGGGTATTGAAAACATAAACAATCCCAGGTTTGCACGGATCAAGGTGGATGATGAATCGAACCCTGTGTGCCTTATAAATTCAGGATTCAGGGGCATGGGTATTACAAAGGATATTCTCTATCATTTTTCATGCATTGCTGCGTTGAATACTTCGGATGCATTGAAAATTCGCATTGAGCTGGTTAATTCAAAAGGTGAGAAAACAGGTGAAGCTGTAATTAATCCATCGGGCAATGACTGGAAACGTTACACGGCTGATATTAAAGCCACACAGACAGATCCCAAATCAAAGCTGAATATCTGGTTCGAAGGGAAAGGCCTTATAGATATGGATATGATTTCTTTATTTCCGGATAATACATGGAAAAACAGGCCGAATGGTCTCAGGGCTGACCTGGTTCAACTTCTGGCTGACATGAAACCGGGTTTTGTGAGATTCCCCGGCGGATGCATTGTGGAAGGCTATGATCTGAACGGAAGGTATCAATGGAAGAAAACGGTGGGTGATCCTGCCGACAGGAAAACCATTGTTAACCGGTGGAACACGGAATTCAACCACAGGCCGACTCCGGATTATTACCAGTCATTCGGTCTTGGTTTCTATGAATATTTCCTCCTGGCCGAGGATATCGGTGCAGCTCCGCTTCCCATTCTCAATTGCGGAATGGCATGCCAGTTCAACAGTGCAGAAGTGGCTCCCATGGATGAGATTGATCCGTATGTGCAGGATGCCCTCGACCTGATCGAATTTGCCAATGGTTCAGCCGAATCAAAATGGGGGAGTGTCAGGGCTAAGATGGGACATCCTGCGCCTTTTAACATGAAATTCCTTGGCGTGGGCAACGAACAATGGGGGCCGCAATATTTTGAACGCTATCTTGTATTTGAAAAAGCTATAAAAGCCAAATACCCGGAAATAGTGCTGGTTTCCGGCGCAGGACCTTCACCCGATGGTGACCTGTTTGATTTTGCAGTTAAAGCGTTGAAAGATACAAAAGCCGACATAGTGGATGAGCATTATTACAAGCCCCCACAGTGGTTTAAAGATAATGCGGGCCGCTACGATAATTACGACAGGAACAGTTATAAGATCTTTGCCGGTGAATATGCAGCCCAGAGCGACTATACAACCAGTCCGAAGAACCGGAACACATGGGAATGTGCTTTATCTGAAGCTGCATTCATGACCGGGCTCGAACGCAATTCGGATGTGGTTGTCATGTGTTCATATGCCCCGCTGTTTGCCCATCTCGAAGGCTGGCAGTGGACGCCTGACCTGATCTGGTTTGATAACCTGAAATCATTTGGTACCGCTAATTATTATGTTCAGAAACTGTTTTCAACAAACAAAGGAACCGATGAAATTGATATAAGCCAGGACGGAAAGCTGCTGGAGGGTGATGATGGGTTGTTTGGAACGGCTGCTATTGATAAAAACAAAAAGGAAATCATACTAAAACTGGTGAACACATCCGGTAAGGAAGTCAGCCGGGTTATCTCTCTGCTGACAAAACAAAAACTCCTTGAAGGGGTTGAAACTACGGTGCTTCAGAATGACAATCCTGAAGCCGTAAACGACATTGAAAATGCAAAAGTGATTTACCCCGTTGAAGGAAAATTAAGCCTGAAAGGAAAGAAACTTTCAGTCATCCTGAAGCCGTATTCGTTTTCCGTAATACGGGTAAAGATTAAATGA
- a CDS encoding NUDIX domain-containing protein, whose translation MGKVNNIYSIHAKHYVAVDCIIFGYEDEVLKVLLYPRGFEPAAGKWSLLGGFVETEETLGDAARRILLNTTGLQHIYQEQVHAFSKLDRDPAGRVISVAYYALIRINQQDRDLLKEHGARWWPVAKLPKLIFDHKDMVEDSLVALQKKAGNELIGPELLGDKFTLTQLKKLYEAIFLRPLDAGNFRKKVLSLGVLQSTGIKDKADSKKGAFLYQYVPGNTGEPNLAPIIKTNGQFKS comes from the coding sequence ATGGGAAAAGTAAATAATATATACAGCATTCATGCAAAGCACTATGTTGCTGTGGATTGTATCATTTTCGGGTATGAAGATGAGGTACTGAAAGTACTGCTTTACCCGAGAGGGTTTGAACCTGCTGCCGGAAAGTGGTCTTTGCTTGGAGGATTTGTTGAAACCGAAGAAACTCTTGGCGATGCAGCACGCCGTATCCTGTTGAACACTACAGGACTTCAGCATATTTACCAGGAACAGGTACACGCTTTTTCAAAGCTCGACCGTGACCCTGCCGGAAGAGTAATCAGTGTGGCCTATTATGCGCTCATCCGCATTAATCAACAGGACAGGGATCTGCTGAAAGAACATGGCGCCAGATGGTGGCCGGTGGCAAAACTTCCGAAGCTTATATTCGATCATAAAGATATGGTGGAAGATTCGCTTGTGGCGCTACAGAAAAAAGCGGGCAATGAACTGATCGGGCCTGAATTGCTCGGTGATAAATTCACCCTCACCCAGCTTAAAAAATTGTATGAGGCTATTTTTCTAAGGCCGCTGGATGCCGGAAATTTCAGGAAAAAGGTGCTTTCACTGGGTGTTTTGCAGAGTACCGGAATTAAGGATAAGGCCGATTCGAAAAAAGGGGCATTCCTTTACCAGTATGTGCCCGGAAATACGGGGGAACCGAACCTGGCACCGATTATAAAAACCAACGGACAATTTAAATCTTAA
- a CDS encoding sodium:solute symporter: MNWKSQEFVWLDWTIMAVGILAIVWAIWRSIQKHKRQLQGADSQDYLFGKGEPWYIIGAAIFAANIGSEHLVGLAGTGAKAGVGMAHWEMQGWMILILGWVFVPFYQLMNSKLGKIITMPDFLKNRYTPRTGTWLSIITLIAYVLTKVSVTAFTGGIFMQSLLGLPFWYGAIGLIVLTGIFTIAGGMKGVMTLSAIQTPILILGSFLVLFLGLAALGDGSITHGWAAMIDFSRTLSVGKDGVAYGTNHVFHFRTGDPMYEKFPGFAVFIGASIIGLWYWATDQHIVQRVLGQRKGEPNDEVIKRARRGSIAAGYFKLLPVFMFLIPGMIAAALSARPGSGFTLENPDTAFGSMVKFVLPAGVKGIVTIGFISALVASLAAFFNSCATLYTEDFYKPLFKGKTEARYVLVGRIATVVVVILGIAWIPVMKSLGSLYEYLQDIQSLLAPAMVAVFVLGIFSKKITPKAGEYGMIVGFIVGMVRLLTNILTHSGKDIMTGGLWQSTQWFWHTNWLIFEIWLLVFIMILMVVISFFTAKPTAKQVEFVTFTSDYRALIKRSWNTWDVVASLGVVAFCVAFYIYFW, from the coding sequence ATGAATTGGAAATCTCAGGAATTTGTCTGGCTCGACTGGACAATTATGGCAGTAGGAATTCTGGCCATAGTATGGGCCATTTGGCGTTCAATACAAAAACACAAAAGACAGCTTCAGGGAGCTGACAGCCAGGATTACCTTTTCGGAAAAGGAGAACCCTGGTATATCATCGGCGCTGCAATTTTTGCCGCCAACATAGGTTCGGAACACCTTGTAGGCCTTGCCGGTACAGGTGCCAAGGCAGGTGTGGGTATGGCTCACTGGGAAATGCAGGGCTGGATGATCCTTATCCTGGGCTGGGTTTTTGTACCGTTCTATCAGTTGATGAACAGTAAGCTGGGCAAAATCATTACCATGCCCGACTTCTTAAAGAACAGGTATACCCCCCGTACAGGCACCTGGCTGTCGATTATTACACTTATCGCTTATGTGCTGACTAAAGTAAGTGTAACTGCATTTACAGGGGGTATCTTCATGCAGAGTCTTCTCGGCTTGCCTTTCTGGTATGGCGCCATAGGATTAATTGTACTGACAGGTATTTTTACTATTGCAGGAGGTATGAAAGGGGTGATGACCTTATCGGCGATTCAGACGCCTATATTGATCCTCGGATCATTCCTTGTGCTTTTCCTTGGACTGGCCGCTCTCGGTGATGGCAGCATCACTCATGGCTGGGCTGCAATGATTGATTTTTCAAGAACGCTGAGCGTTGGGAAAGACGGTGTTGCATATGGCACAAACCATGTTTTCCACTTCAGGACCGGTGATCCGATGTATGAAAAATTCCCGGGTTTCGCCGTATTCATAGGAGCCTCGATTATTGGTTTGTGGTATTGGGCTACTGACCAGCACATTGTTCAACGTGTACTCGGCCAGCGTAAAGGCGAACCTAACGATGAAGTGATAAAACGTGCACGCAGAGGTTCAATCGCTGCCGGTTACTTCAAATTATTACCCGTGTTCATGTTCCTGATCCCCGGCATGATAGCCGCAGCATTGTCCGCACGCCCCGGCAGTGGCTTCACCCTTGAAAATCCTGACACAGCCTTTGGTTCCATGGTTAAATTTGTTTTACCCGCCGGTGTGAAAGGTATTGTTACAATCGGTTTTATATCCGCGCTCGTTGCATCGCTTGCAGCATTCTTTAATTCATGCGCCACACTTTATACGGAGGACTTTTATAAGCCTTTATTTAAAGGTAAGACAGAGGCTCGCTATGTTTTAGTAGGTCGTATTGCAACCGTTGTAGTTGTGATACTCGGTATCGCCTGGATACCCGTTATGAAAAGTCTGGGCAGCCTGTACGAGTACCTGCAGGACATTCAATCGTTGCTGGCACCTGCCATGGTGGCCGTTTTCGTATTGGGAATATTCTCCAAAAAAATTACTCCCAAGGCTGGCGAGTATGGTATGATCGTGGGCTTTATTGTTGGTATGGTACGCTTGCTTACCAACATCCTTACACATAGCGGTAAAGACATTATGACAGGCGGATTGTGGCAATCCACCCAATGGTTCTGGCATACCAACTGGCTGATCTTTGAGATATGGCTGCTTGTCTTCATTATGATATTAATGGTTGTAATTTCATTCTTTACAGCCAAACCAACCGCAAAACAGGTTGAATTTGTGACTTTCACAAGCGACTACAGGGCACTCATCAAACGGAGCTGGAATACATGGGATGTAGTTGCTTCGCTTGGTGTGGTAGCATTTTGTGTGGCATTTTATATTTATTTCTGGTAG